In one Bradyrhizobium cosmicum genomic region, the following are encoded:
- a CDS encoding Bug family tripartite tricarboxylate transporter substrate binding protein gives MKIPRTLLLTILLLLPTMASAQNFPAKPIKLIVPFPAGGPNDIIARVIGQRMSELSGQPVLIDNRGGQGGVLGTDAVAKSQPDGYTIAISSAGALAISPSMEKVAYDTLADLTPVTLVATVPEMLVVATNVPAKDIGELIALAKAQPGKLNFASSGPGSLPHLAGELFKLTARIDIVHVPYRGAAPAVNDLLGQQVQMTFLDLPVLLPQVKAGALRPIAVGSAERSPTAPDVPTTAEAGFPDLRIENWYGMVAPKGTPKEIVAALHGLATKAMADPAVKEKLAAQGATLVGDEPEHFRKFIADETAKWTKVIKDAGVETAK, from the coding sequence ATGAAGATCCCCCGCACGCTGCTCCTCACGATCCTGCTGCTGCTGCCGACGATGGCGTCGGCGCAGAATTTCCCGGCCAAGCCGATCAAGCTGATCGTGCCGTTCCCGGCCGGCGGCCCCAACGACATCATCGCCCGCGTGATCGGCCAGCGCATGTCGGAGCTGTCGGGCCAGCCGGTGCTGATCGACAATCGCGGCGGCCAGGGCGGCGTGCTCGGCACCGACGCGGTCGCAAAGAGCCAGCCTGACGGCTACACCATCGCGATATCGAGCGCCGGCGCGCTTGCGATCAGCCCGAGCATGGAGAAGGTCGCCTACGACACTTTGGCCGACCTCACACCGGTGACGCTGGTTGCGACCGTGCCGGAAATGCTTGTCGTCGCCACCAACGTGCCGGCCAAGGACATCGGCGAGCTGATCGCGCTGGCCAAGGCGCAGCCCGGCAAGCTCAACTTCGCGTCTTCCGGCCCCGGCAGCCTGCCGCATCTGGCCGGCGAGTTGTTCAAGCTGACAGCCAGGATCGACATCGTCCACGTGCCCTATCGCGGCGCCGCGCCGGCGGTGAATGATTTGCTGGGCCAGCAGGTGCAAATGACGTTCCTGGACCTGCCGGTGCTGCTGCCGCAGGTCAAGGCAGGCGCCCTGCGGCCGATCGCGGTCGGCTCGGCCGAGCGATCACCGACTGCGCCTGACGTGCCGACGACGGCAGAAGCCGGCTTTCCCGACCTGCGCATCGAGAACTGGTACGGCATGGTGGCGCCGAAGGGCACGCCGAAGGAGATCGTCGCGGCGCTGCATGGCCTGGCGACCAAGGCGATGGCCGATCCCGCGGTGAAGGAAAAGCTCGCCGCCCAGGGCGCGACGCTCGTTGGTGACGAGCCAGAGCATTTTCGCAAATTCATCGCGGACGAGACCGCGAAATGGACCAAGGTGATCAAGGACGCCGGGGTCGAGACGGCGAAGTAG